One Sphingopyxis macrogoltabida genomic region harbors:
- a CDS encoding GMC family oxidoreductase: MRKFDFVVVGAGSAGCTVASRLSENGKYQVALLEAGGSHNNPLISIPFNFAFTVPKGPHNWSFETVPQEGLNGRRGYQPRGKVLGGSSSINAMVYIRGAKEDYEHWAALGNEGWSYEEVLPFFKKAQNRVKGANEYHAQGGPLTVSPPRSPNPLNDMFIKAGMDCQLPYNEDFNGETQEGIGYYELTQDRGKRCSAALAYVTPAEKRKNLTIFKQAFVEKVLVENGQATGVMVKLNGNLQLIKARREVILSCGAFQSPQLLLLSGIGAKDKLDPHKIKVVHELPGVGENLYDHVDFCLMYQSDSEHVLGKNARSVFRVAWNQFKYFAGRRGILTTNFNESGAFYFTNPDERSPDIQLHFAFTLVDQHGLKRHGRGGFSCHVCVLRPKSHGNLTLADANPATPPLIDPAFLKDERDVATLLAGVKRAQQILQAPAFDEIRGKPVYATASNNDDELIEDIRNRADTIYHPVGTCKMGPDSDPMAVVDSSLRVRGIRNLRVIDASIMPSIVSGNTNAPTIMIGEKGAQMILDEAESYT; the protein is encoded by the coding sequence ATGCGCAAATTCGACTTTGTCGTGGTGGGAGCTGGATCTGCGGGATGCACAGTTGCCAGTAGATTGTCAGAGAATGGAAAGTATCAAGTTGCTCTCCTCGAAGCTGGAGGATCTCATAATAATCCGCTGATTTCGATTCCATTCAACTTCGCCTTCACGGTCCCCAAAGGCCCGCATAACTGGAGCTTCGAAACCGTGCCACAGGAGGGGCTGAATGGTCGGCGCGGATATCAACCGCGCGGCAAGGTGTTGGGTGGTTCTTCTTCAATAAATGCGATGGTATACATACGCGGCGCCAAGGAAGATTATGAGCACTGGGCGGCATTGGGGAATGAGGGTTGGTCATACGAAGAGGTGCTGCCATTCTTTAAGAAGGCGCAAAACAGGGTTAAGGGTGCGAACGAATATCACGCGCAGGGCGGCCCCCTAACCGTGTCCCCTCCGCGCAGCCCCAACCCGCTCAACGACATGTTCATTAAGGCTGGCATGGATTGCCAGCTGCCTTACAATGAGGATTTCAACGGCGAAACTCAGGAAGGCATTGGCTATTATGAGTTGACGCAGGATCGCGGCAAGCGCTGCTCAGCCGCGCTCGCCTATGTTACGCCAGCTGAAAAGCGCAAGAATCTAACCATCTTCAAACAAGCATTTGTCGAGAAGGTTCTGGTTGAAAACGGTCAGGCGACCGGCGTGATGGTCAAGTTAAACGGCAACTTGCAGCTAATCAAAGCCAGGCGGGAGGTCATTCTTTCTTGCGGCGCGTTCCAAAGCCCACAGTTGCTGTTGCTTTCGGGCATTGGCGCCAAGGACAAGTTGGATCCGCATAAAATCAAGGTGGTTCATGAACTTCCTGGTGTCGGAGAGAACCTCTACGACCATGTAGATTTCTGCTTAATGTACCAATCTGACAGCGAGCATGTTCTGGGCAAAAATGCGCGCTCGGTGTTTCGTGTTGCGTGGAACCAATTCAAATATTTTGCCGGAAGGCGCGGTATTTTGACGACGAACTTCAATGAATCTGGTGCCTTCTATTTCACCAATCCGGATGAGCGTTCGCCGGATATTCAGCTGCATTTTGCCTTCACATTGGTCGATCAACACGGACTAAAACGGCACGGCCGCGGCGGATTTAGCTGCCACGTTTGTGTCCTCAGACCCAAGAGTCATGGTAATTTGACTTTAGCCGACGCAAACCCGGCAACGCCGCCGCTCATCGATCCAGCATTTCTAAAGGATGAGCGTGACGTCGCAACGTTGCTTGCCGGAGTCAAACGCGCGCAACAAATCTTACAGGCTCCTGCATTCGATGAGATTAGAGGCAAGCCGGTATATGCGACCGCCAGCAATAATGATGATGAATTGATCGAGGACATTCGAAACCGTGCCGATACGATCTATCATCCGGTTGGCACCTGCAAGATGGGTCCGGACAGTGATCCGATGGCGGTTGTCGATTCATCACTTAGGGTGAGGGGCATCAGGAACCTACGCGTTATCGATGCCTCGATCATGCCTTCTATTGTATCGGGAAACACAAATGCGCCTACCATCATGATCGGCGAAAAAGGGGCGCAAATGATACTCGATGAAGCCGAATCTTACACCTAG
- a CDS encoding IS1380-like element IS1247 family transposase, with translation MDHPEGAGLQRADRVDFDPRVRLEFRGTQLSSDGGLLVMRELDDALGLSDLASAALRDTRSGKNTVHRLDGLFRQSVFGRLAGYEDVNDANRLACDPVMRQVVGGRAVDAQAASASQMGRFETETLALAGNRAALADLNGQWIDRFHDRNGLKYIVLDMDSSVSPTHGDQEGSAWNGHFDCSCYHPNFLFNQFGMLERCALRHGNVHSADGWRDVLDPVIARYAERDLGGRFFRADAAYAIPAIYERLEEARFFYAIRLPANAVLKDKIAHRLTRPVGRPSLTKVKRFFEEFEYQAASWDKERRVIAKIEWHPGELFPRVGFIVTNLPMEPDWVVRFYNQRGTAEQHIKEGKYAFRWTRLSCRKFRDNEVRLQLHALAYNLATFLRCIELPEAMADWSLTSLQLKLIKIGARVVRHARTITFQLAEVAVTGTMVRAILAAIRRLRAPPLCA, from the coding sequence ATGGATCACCCAGAGGGTGCGGGCTTGCAACGGGCAGATCGGGTGGATTTCGACCCTCGCGTGCGGCTGGAATTTCGCGGCACGCAGCTCAGTTCCGACGGCGGCCTTCTGGTGATGCGCGAGCTTGATGACGCGCTCGGGTTGTCCGATTTGGCGTCAGCGGCGCTGCGCGATACTCGCTCTGGCAAGAACACGGTCCATCGGCTCGACGGCCTGTTCCGGCAATCAGTCTTTGGGCGGCTGGCCGGATACGAGGATGTCAACGACGCCAACCGTCTCGCCTGCGATCCGGTCATGCGCCAAGTTGTCGGCGGCAGAGCGGTCGATGCACAAGCGGCCTCGGCATCGCAGATGGGACGGTTCGAGACCGAGACGCTGGCTCTGGCCGGGAACCGTGCCGCGCTGGCCGACCTGAACGGGCAATGGATCGACCGGTTCCATGACCGTAACGGGCTGAAGTACATCGTTCTGGACATGGACAGCTCGGTCAGCCCGACCCATGGCGACCAGGAAGGGTCCGCCTGGAATGGCCATTTCGACTGTAGCTGCTATCACCCCAACTTTCTGTTCAACCAGTTCGGGATGCTGGAACGCTGCGCCCTGCGCCATGGCAACGTCCACAGCGCCGATGGCTGGCGTGATGTTCTCGACCCCGTCATTGCGCGCTACGCGGAGCGCGACCTTGGTGGCAGGTTCTTCCGGGCCGATGCTGCCTACGCGATCCCGGCGATCTATGAGCGATTGGAAGAAGCGCGGTTCTTCTACGCCATCCGGCTGCCCGCAAACGCGGTCCTCAAGGACAAGATCGCGCATCGGCTAACGCGCCCTGTCGGGCGGCCGTCACTGACCAAGGTCAAGCGGTTCTTCGAGGAATTCGAGTATCAGGCGGCGTCCTGGGACAAGGAACGCCGGGTGATCGCCAAGATCGAATGGCATCCGGGCGAACTGTTCCCGCGTGTCGGCTTCATCGTCACCAACCTGCCGATGGAGCCGGACTGGGTGGTGCGGTTCTACAACCAGCGCGGCACCGCCGAGCAGCACATCAAAGAGGGCAAATACGCCTTTCGCTGGACGCGGCTGTCGTGCCGGAAGTTCCGCGACAATGAGGTGCGGCTGCAACTGCACGCCCTGGCGTACAACCTGGCCACCTTCTTGCGCTGCATCGAGCTGCCCGAGGCCATGGCCGACTGGTCGTTGACCAGCCTGCAACTGAAGCTGATCAAGATCGGG
- a CDS encoding aldehyde dehydrogenase family protein has protein sequence MKEYPNLYIGGQWVSPHSDNMSTVINPSTEEVCAKIASGDKADVDAAVRAAREAFDSFSQSSRESRVKLLRDVVAGIQSRADEFAEAINQEMGAPLWWAQQAQVPAGIAHFATAADVLEKFKFVEAKGTTHLRREAIGVCGMITPWNWPLNQVACKIAAALAVGCTVVLKPAEQTPLDSILLAEVIDAAGAPPGVFNLVTGSGSVVGSALSDHPEVDMVSFTGSTRAGAMVAKAAADSIKRVSQELGGKSVNLVLPDADLQESVVRAVRSLMSNAGQTCSAGSRLLVPADRQEEAIAIAKQTAESIPVALSADADAPAIGPISTQRQYEQVKKLIGVGIDEGATLVTGGVESPSGATKGFFVKPTIFANVNNAMAIAQEEIFGPVLVIIAYEDVDQAVQIANDSPYGLSGYVQGPHEQAVEVASRIRTGQVFINNAHADFNAPFGGFKQSGNGREWGEVGFDEFLEYKAVLGAEVGA, from the coding sequence GTGAAAGAGTATCCAAACCTCTACATTGGTGGACAATGGGTGTCGCCGCATTCCGACAATATGTCGACTGTCATAAATCCGTCGACGGAAGAAGTTTGTGCGAAGATCGCCAGCGGTGATAAAGCCGATGTAGATGCTGCGGTTAGGGCTGCGCGGGAGGCATTCGATTCATTTTCGCAATCAAGCAGGGAATCGCGCGTCAAGCTGTTGCGAGATGTTGTAGCGGGCATTCAGAGCCGCGCTGACGAATTTGCTGAGGCAATCAATCAGGAGATGGGCGCACCCTTATGGTGGGCGCAGCAGGCTCAGGTTCCAGCTGGAATTGCCCATTTCGCCACAGCGGCTGATGTTCTGGAAAAATTCAAATTTGTGGAAGCGAAGGGCACCACTCACCTCAGACGTGAGGCCATCGGTGTTTGCGGCATGATTACACCTTGGAACTGGCCGCTCAACCAGGTCGCATGCAAGATTGCCGCGGCATTGGCAGTGGGATGCACGGTTGTACTTAAGCCTGCCGAGCAAACACCGCTCGATTCTATTTTGCTGGCTGAGGTCATTGATGCCGCTGGTGCCCCCCCCGGCGTTTTCAATCTTGTCACGGGTTCAGGATCAGTCGTTGGTTCGGCGCTTTCGGACCATCCCGAAGTCGACATGGTCAGCTTCACCGGATCGACGCGGGCTGGGGCAATGGTCGCCAAGGCAGCCGCAGATTCGATCAAGCGCGTTTCGCAAGAGCTCGGCGGAAAATCAGTCAATCTGGTCTTGCCCGACGCTGACTTGCAAGAATCAGTCGTGCGGGCAGTGCGCAGTTTGATGTCAAATGCTGGGCAGACCTGCAGTGCCGGATCAAGGTTGCTTGTGCCAGCAGACAGGCAAGAAGAAGCGATTGCGATCGCCAAGCAAACGGCAGAGTCAATACCGGTCGCATTATCTGCTGATGCAGACGCTCCGGCAATTGGGCCTATTTCCACTCAGCGGCAATATGAGCAAGTCAAGAAGCTTATTGGCGTTGGCATTGACGAAGGAGCGACGCTCGTAACTGGCGGCGTCGAGAGCCCTTCGGGCGCAACCAAGGGCTTTTTTGTTAAGCCTACAATCTTTGCCAATGTAAACAATGCTATGGCTATCGCTCAAGAGGAGATCTTTGGCCCGGTTCTAGTCATCATCGCCTATGAAGATGTCGATCAAGCTGTTCAGATAGCAAATGACTCACCATATGGTCTTTCCGGCTACGTCCAGGGGCCGCATGAGCAGGCGGTTGAGGTCGCATCCAGGATCAGAACGGGGCAGGTTTTCATCAACAACGCACACGCTGATTTCAATGCTCCATTTGGCGGCTTCAAGCAGTCGGGCAACGGGCGAGAATGGGGCGAAGTTGGTTTTGACGAATTCTTGGAGTACAAGGCAGTTCTGGGTGCAGAAGTTGGTGCCTGA
- a CDS encoding type IIL restriction-modification enzyme MmeI yields MNENASSVFIGVQQSGPLTVDRDRAVEWLRAPTNPNGVPNSAILSAYVATDDIVGRPSENFLIDFPSGLGEAEASAFELPFEHLRAAKYDPHRDGELVNYVDYRTDTDSQNSSWWEPHRARPALRNRLVNAGDYLATAETTEHRVFRFLPAGTVPDKSLYAFPGVGLEGFGVLQSRFHENWCTYFGNRIGAGNQRRYNASYVYLTFPFPEGLTPDIPTADYADDPRAQAIAAAAARLNELRENWLNPPELIERVPEVVEGYPDRILPKDEAAAKELKKRTLTNLYNTRPAWLDHAHRALDEAVAEAYGWGDDYRAGTLTDDEILARLFRLNQERVSA; encoded by the coding sequence TTGAATGAGAATGCGAGCTCTGTCTTCATCGGTGTTCAGCAGAGCGGGCCGCTAACAGTTGACAGAGACAGGGCGGTAGAATGGCTACGTGCACCGACCAATCCGAATGGAGTGCCCAACTCGGCCATTCTTTCGGCTTATGTCGCAACAGATGATATTGTTGGCCGCCCGTCTGAGAACTTTCTTATCGATTTTCCCAGCGGACTTGGTGAAGCCGAAGCGAGCGCTTTCGAGCTTCCGTTCGAACACCTTCGCGCTGCGAAATATGATCCACATCGCGACGGTGAGCTTGTTAACTATGTTGACTATCGGACAGATACTGACAGCCAAAACTCTTCGTGGTGGGAGCCGCATCGGGCTAGGCCTGCACTCCGCAATCGACTTGTGAATGCTGGTGATTATCTTGCCACAGCCGAAACAACCGAGCATCGTGTCTTTAGATTTCTTCCAGCAGGGACGGTGCCTGACAAAAGCCTCTACGCTTTTCCTGGCGTTGGATTGGAAGGTTTTGGAGTGTTGCAAAGTCGGTTTCACGAGAATTGGTGTACGTACTTTGGCAATCGAATTGGGGCAGGCAATCAGAGGCGCTACAACGCATCTTATGTGTACCTGACCTTCCCCTTTCCCGAAGGTCTGACCCCCGACATCCCCACTGCCGACTACGCCGATGATCCACGCGCGCAGGCTATTGCGGCAGCGGCGGCGCGGCTCAACGAGTTGCGCGAGAACTGGCTCAACCCGCCTGAGCTTATCGAGCGAGTGCCCGAAGTGGTCGAAGGCTATCCCGACCGCATCCTGCCCAAGGACGAGGCTGCCGCGAAGGAACTGAAAAAACGCACTCTCACCAATCTCTACAACACCCGCCCCGCTTGGCTCGACCATGCCCATCGCGCGCTCGATGAAGCCGTTGCCGAAGCCTACGGCTGGGGCGACGACTATCGCGCTGGAACCCTAACTGACGACGAAATCCTCGCGCGCCTTTTCCGCCTTAATCAGGAAAGGGTATCGGCGTGA
- a CDS encoding MFS transporter: MQKLVPEAGAQELPSRNDNPSLGGSVVGKPKLPFGTRISYGIGHMAFGIKSNGFDYYLLAYYSQVLGLDARLVGMALLISLVFDAVSDPIVGYWSDNTESRWGRRHPFLFASAIPVSLSFLLVWSPPEGWSELAMVGYLLVLSIIIRTAISFFETPNVALAPELTEDYTERSKLISLGHFFAWSGGNLMNVAMFFVVFPMFASAAMSEAVSLRKPYEIYGMLASALILVAILIAAFGTQSRIPYLNQAPPKRNITLRLIFKEIFETLSNRAFLAVFLAAILGAVALGLKASLHLYFVSYFWEFTASETGYLSLGIFVSAAIGFALAPVATRHLGKKRAAIILGMVALLAHPIPICLRLLDLLPPNGDPFIFWFNLIFGIVDLGLIICFNILVASMLADLAEQSELETGRRSEGVLAASITFAKKSVQGLGILIASFVLYLASFPRQVDASAVPDEAIWSLGAYYVPIVTGIYLVMLAVLMNYNISRESHEENLRELKMRAAASSPESPKYDAHPDAGSDGKGAAAGK; this comes from the coding sequence GTGCAGAAGTTGGTGCCTGAAGCTGGGGCGCAGGAATTGCCATCGAGAAATGACAATCCCTCGCTTGGGGGCAGCGTTGTAGGCAAACCAAAATTACCGTTTGGCACCCGTATCTCTTACGGTATCGGGCACATGGCATTTGGGATCAAATCCAATGGCTTTGATTACTATTTGCTTGCGTATTACAGTCAAGTTCTAGGTCTGGATGCAAGGCTGGTCGGCATGGCCTTGCTAATCTCACTAGTGTTTGATGCCGTCAGCGATCCGATCGTGGGTTATTGGTCAGATAACACCGAATCTCGCTGGGGGCGGCGCCACCCATTTCTTTTTGCCTCTGCAATCCCTGTCTCATTGAGCTTTCTTTTGGTCTGGTCGCCCCCAGAAGGTTGGTCGGAATTGGCAATGGTCGGTTACTTGTTGGTCCTGTCAATCATTATCCGCACTGCAATATCCTTTTTTGAAACGCCGAACGTCGCCTTGGCTCCGGAACTGACAGAAGACTACACAGAAAGAAGCAAGCTCATTAGCCTAGGGCACTTCTTCGCCTGGTCGGGCGGCAATCTCATGAATGTCGCAATGTTCTTTGTCGTATTTCCGATGTTTGCATCAGCAGCCATGTCCGAGGCTGTTAGCCTGCGAAAACCTTATGAGATCTATGGGATGCTCGCTTCGGCACTGATTCTGGTTGCCATCTTGATAGCCGCGTTCGGCACTCAATCGCGAATTCCCTACCTCAATCAGGCGCCGCCGAAGCGCAACATCACGCTGCGATTGATATTCAAGGAGATTTTCGAAACCCTGTCCAACCGCGCCTTCCTTGCAGTGTTTCTGGCGGCGATTTTGGGAGCGGTTGCATTGGGGCTGAAGGCTTCCTTGCACCTCTATTTCGTTTCCTATTTCTGGGAATTCACAGCGTCCGAGACAGGCTATCTGTCCCTGGGAATATTTGTATCGGCAGCGATTGGTTTTGCGCTTGCCCCCGTAGCGACAAGACATCTTGGCAAGAAGAGGGCTGCCATCATCTTGGGTATGGTGGCGCTTCTGGCGCACCCGATACCCATCTGTCTCAGGCTGCTTGATCTATTGCCGCCAAATGGCGATCCGTTCATTTTCTGGTTCAACCTGATATTTGGAATTGTCGATCTCGGCCTCATCATCTGCTTCAACATCCTTGTCGCTTCAATGCTTGCCGATCTCGCTGAACAAAGCGAGCTGGAAACTGGGCGTCGGTCAGAAGGGGTTTTGGCTGCGTCCATCACCTTTGCAAAAAAGAGTGTTCAGGGGCTTGGGATCTTGATCGCGTCTTTTGTGCTCTATCTGGCGAGCTTTCCAAGACAGGTCGACGCGAGCGCAGTCCCCGACGAAGCCATCTGGAGTTTGGGTGCGTATTATGTGCCCATAGTGACGGGTATTTATCTCGTCATGCTTGCTGTGCTGATGAACTACAATATCAGTAGGGAATCCCACGAGGAAAATTTGCGAGAACTGAAAATGAGAGCCGCTGCAAGTAGCCCTGAATCGCCGAAGTACGACGCTCATCCAGATGCTGGCAGTGATGGCAAGGGTGCAGCCGCAGGAAAGTGA
- a CDS encoding TonB-dependent receptor domain-containing protein, producing MPFGELSYLGYYGDSFADSCRGDYTALNVYAVGDCPEIRALNPGIDLDPLNGTSIKSTSHELRLQGESFDGALDWIIGAYYSHEKIDQKYTSFFLDQMQEAVSVGALGQPVFNELNFAAGGANSVLDYAAPRAQQKGESFSIFTHNVIELSDRLSLIVGARYVDESKNAKLSEQVPGQHNACFGTFNSLAGYLAPGGAYHPTDGFFGAGGPGRLAAAVQTNCWIFTSPFFDPSDPNSFFQQFVGDPVTSPFLQFIPQPFDQKFGDDRLTYTLNVRYEVADRTFLYGGYSQGFKSGGFNLDVSSASGGADPTFRSEKVDAFELGLKSRFLGGRAWANIALFHTNLKDFQVLEFDGTRFNTFNTDKALSTGVEIESGFDLSDAVTLNLAGSYTDARYPSDCASFDPTDPNFTPAATSLCGTRLTNAPELVLIGGLDFNTEIGNAGMSVFGGATVRYESKRRTSTRPTELPATAGALTEDDVRAAVAAALPLPQDIQPGNTKVDLRFGFGAADGQFTIEAWARNVFDTRTRFVTFNIPLRGFGGSRARGAFVQEPRTYGVTARAKF from the coding sequence TTGCCATTTGGTGAGCTGTCTTATCTTGGCTATTACGGGGACTCATTTGCCGACAGTTGTCGCGGTGACTATACCGCATTGAATGTCTATGCGGTCGGCGACTGCCCTGAAATCAGAGCCCTCAATCCTGGAATAGATTTGGATCCACTTAACGGGACCAGCATCAAGTCGACGTCACACGAATTGCGATTGCAAGGCGAGTCATTTGACGGCGCTTTGGATTGGATCATTGGCGCCTACTACTCGCATGAAAAAATCGACCAGAAATACACGTCGTTTTTCTTAGATCAGATGCAGGAAGCGGTTAGCGTTGGGGCTTTAGGTCAGCCTGTATTCAATGAACTGAATTTCGCTGCGGGCGGAGCGAATTCCGTGCTCGATTACGCTGCGCCGCGTGCGCAGCAGAAGGGCGAATCGTTTTCGATTTTTACCCACAATGTCATCGAATTGAGCGATAGGCTAAGCCTTATTGTTGGCGCTCGATACGTGGATGAATCCAAGAATGCTAAACTTTCAGAGCAAGTGCCCGGTCAACACAATGCATGTTTCGGGACCTTCAACAGTCTGGCAGGCTATCTGGCGCCAGGCGGGGCATATCACCCAACTGATGGTTTCTTTGGTGCTGGTGGCCCGGGTCGGCTGGCAGCGGCTGTGCAGACCAATTGCTGGATTTTCACTTCACCATTCTTTGATCCAAGTGATCCAAATAGTTTCTTCCAGCAATTCGTTGGCGATCCGGTCACTAGTCCGTTTCTTCAATTCATCCCGCAACCATTTGACCAGAAGTTCGGTGATGACCGTCTAACCTATACTCTAAATGTCAGGTATGAAGTTGCCGATCGGACGTTTCTTTATGGTGGCTACTCTCAAGGCTTCAAATCAGGCGGTTTCAATCTTGATGTATCTTCAGCATCTGGCGGAGCTGACCCGACGTTCCGGTCTGAGAAAGTTGACGCGTTTGAGCTTGGCTTGAAGTCAAGGTTCCTGGGTGGCAGGGCCTGGGCAAATATTGCGTTGTTCCATACCAATCTGAAAGATTTTCAGGTGTTAGAATTTGATGGGACTCGGTTCAATACATTCAACACCGACAAGGCGTTAAGCACGGGGGTGGAAATTGAATCTGGCTTTGACCTTTCAGACGCAGTGACCTTGAACCTCGCAGGTTCCTATACGGACGCGCGCTATCCAAGCGATTGCGCAAGTTTTGACCCCACGGATCCCAATTTCACACCGGCGGCGACTTCGCTGTGCGGGACCAGGTTGACCAATGCGCCTGAACTGGTGCTGATCGGAGGACTTGATTTCAACACCGAGATTGGCAATGCAGGTATGTCAGTGTTTGGCGGCGCAACGGTGCGGTACGAGTCCAAGCGTCGTACCAGCACCCGCCCGACCGAATTGCCGGCCACGGCAGGGGCGTTGACAGAGGATGATGTGCGCGCTGCGGTAGCAGCAGCACTGCCTTTGCCGCAGGACATTCAGCCCGGTAACACGAAAGTCGATCTCAGATTCGGTTTCGGCGCTGCCGACGGGCAGTTCACAATCGAAGCTTGGGCGAGGAACGTTTTTGACACGCGCACCCGGTTTGTCACGTTCAATATCCCGCTAAGAGGATTTGGCGGCTCGCGAGCTCGTGGTGCGTTTGTTCAAGAACCGCGCACCTATGGCGTAACGGCCCGCGCGAAATTCTAG
- a CDS encoding IS256-like element ISSpma2 family transposase, translating into MTEDRLLIEELAAKGGQPDFLRTIAENVLQLIMEADVDGLIGAGRHERSSERATWRNGYRDRSLDTRVGTLNLKIPKLRAGSYFPGFLEPRKMVEKALVAVIQEAWIGGVSTRRVDELVQAMGMTGISKSTVSKLCKDIDERVHAFLKRPLTGEWPYLWLDATYLKVREGGRIISVAAIIAMAVNTEGRREIVGLHIGPSEAEVFWSDFLKDLVRRGLTGVKLVISDAHEGLKGAITRVMGATWQRCRVHFMRNALSYVPKGQNTVVAAAIRQVFLQPDQKSATQVWRQVADQLRTRWPKLGACMDEAETDVLAYTGFPTQHRTKLHSTNPLERLNKEVKRRADVVGIFPNEDSIIRLVGAVLMEQNDEWQLQHRYMQIEGMAELNQPMIEEENQPLHITAKAA; encoded by the coding sequence ATGACCGAGGACAGATTACTGATCGAAGAGCTGGCTGCAAAGGGCGGCCAACCGGATTTTTTGCGCACCATCGCCGAGAACGTGCTGCAGCTGATCATGGAGGCCGACGTTGATGGCCTGATCGGCGCGGGTCGCCACGAACGCAGCAGCGAGCGCGCGACCTGGCGCAACGGCTATCGCGACCGTTCGCTGGATACCCGGGTAGGCACGCTGAACCTGAAAATCCCCAAGCTGCGTGCTGGGTCCTATTTTCCGGGCTTCCTTGAGCCCCGCAAGATGGTCGAGAAAGCGCTGGTTGCGGTGATCCAGGAAGCGTGGATCGGCGGGGTCAGCACCCGGCGGGTCGATGAACTCGTCCAGGCCATGGGCATGACCGGCATCTCCAAGTCCACCGTCTCCAAGCTTTGCAAGGACATTGACGAGCGCGTCCATGCCTTTCTGAAACGCCCGCTCACCGGCGAATGGCCGTATCTCTGGCTCGATGCCACCTATCTCAAGGTACGCGAAGGCGGGCGGATCATCAGCGTTGCCGCAATAATCGCCATGGCCGTCAACACCGAGGGCCGGCGCGAGATCGTCGGCCTGCATATCGGCCCCTCGGAAGCGGAGGTCTTCTGGTCCGACTTCCTGAAGGACCTTGTTCGGCGCGGTCTTACCGGCGTGAAGCTGGTCATCTCCGATGCTCACGAGGGCCTCAAGGGCGCGATCACCCGCGTCATGGGCGCCACCTGGCAGCGCTGCCGGGTGCACTTCATGCGCAATGCCCTGTCCTATGTGCCCAAGGGCCAGAACACTGTCGTCGCCGCCGCGATCCGCCAGGTCTTCCTGCAGCCCGATCAGAAAAGCGCAACGCAGGTCTGGCGACAGGTCGCCGACCAGTTGCGCACCCGTTGGCCCAAGCTCGGCGCCTGCATGGACGAGGCCGAAACCGACGTGCTCGCCTACACCGGCTTCCCCACCCAGCACCGCACGAAGTTACACTCAACCAATCCGCTCGAGCGGCTCAACAAGGAGGTCAAGCGCCGCGCCGACGTCGTCGGAATCTTCCCGAACGAAGACAGCATCATCCGCCTCGTCGGGGCTGTGCTGATGGAGCAGAACGACGAGTGGCAGCTCCAGCACCGATACATGCAGATCGAAGGCATGGCCGAACTCAACCAACCCATGATCGAGGAGGAAAATCAGCCCCTACACATCACCGCCAAAGCCGCCTGA
- a CDS encoding IS6 family transposase, translated as MTDATRHRADCVWHLDEMVVRISGKRMFMWRAVDKEGEVLDVLVQKRRNKAAALKLLRKLLKHQGFVPDAIVTDGLASYGAALRDLGALKRHQPGQLKHNNRAENSHLPVRRRERKMQLFKSQGQAQRFTSTHSAIYNTFNIERHLVSRNTMRKYRDRAFAEWHAVSAPNG; from the coding sequence TTGACGGACGCGACCCGCCATCGAGCTGATTGCGTGTGGCATTTGGATGAGATGGTTGTCCGGATTAGCGGCAAAAGAATGTTCATGTGGCGGGCTGTGGACAAGGAGGGCGAGGTCCTCGATGTCCTGGTTCAGAAGCGTCGCAACAAGGCAGCAGCGCTGAAATTGCTACGAAAATTACTCAAGCATCAGGGCTTCGTTCCCGACGCTATCGTCACAGATGGCCTGGCTTCCTACGGAGCAGCGCTCCGCGACCTTGGCGCTTTGAAGCGTCATCAACCTGGTCAACTCAAGCATAACAACCGCGCGGAAAACTCACACCTTCCCGTGCGAAGACGGGAGCGAAAGATGCAACTGTTCAAGTCCCAGGGCCAAGCGCAGCGTTTCACCTCAACCCACTCAGCAATCTACAACACATTCAATATCGAGCGTCACCTCGTCTCCCGAAACACAATGCGAAAATACCGAGATCGTGCTTTCGCCGAGTGGCACGCCGTGTCCGCTCCAAATGGGTGA